A window of Chaetodon auriga isolate fChaAug3 chromosome 2, fChaAug3.hap1, whole genome shotgun sequence contains these coding sequences:
- the myl2a gene encoding myosin regulatory light chain 2a, producing MAPKKAKKRTAEGANSNVFSMFEQAQIQEFKEAFTIMDQNRDGFIDKNDLRDTFAALGRLNVKQEEIDDMLKEAPGPVNFTVFLTMFGEKLKGADPEETILNAFKVFDPEGKGVLRKDYVTQMLTTQADRFSPEEMEQMFAAFPPDVAGNLDYKNLVHIITHGEEKDQE from the exons ATg GCCCCCAAGAAAGCCAAgaagaggacagcagagggagccaaCTCCAATGTGTTCTCCATGTTTGAGCAGGCTCAGATCCAGGAATTTAAAGAG GCCTTCACCATCATGGACCAGAACAGAGATGGCTTCATCGACAAGAATGATCTGAGGGACACTTTTGCTGCTCTTG GAAGGCTCAACGTGAAGCAGGAAGAGATCGATGACATGCTCAAAGAAGCTCCTGGCCCAGTCAATTTCACCGTCTTCCTCACCATGTTCGGTGAGAAGCTGAAAG GTGCTGATCCGGAGGAGACCATCCTTAACGCATTTAAAGTCTTTGACCCTGAGGGGAAAGGTGTGCTGAGGAAGGACTA TGTGACACAGATGCTGACAACACAGGCAGACCGATTCTCCCCTGAAGAG ATGGAGCAGATGTTCGCTGCCTTCCCCCCAGATGTGGCAGGGAACCTGGACTACAAGAACCTGGTTCACATCATCACCCACGGAGAGGAAAAGGACCAGGAGTAA